Within the Planctomycetia bacterium genome, the region AGGAACTGCACGGCCCGCGGACCGGCTCCCCACGTGAGTTGGTCGGCGACGAAGTCGGGCACGCCCGGCTCGCCGGCCCGCGTTTGGCGCACGATGGCCAGCGCGTAGCGGACGAGGTGATCGGCGACCGGCACCTCGCGCACGGCCCGCTGCAGGGCGAGGATGTCGGCTGCGGCGAGCACCGGCCGCGGCTCCTCGGTCGGCAGACCGGTCGTCCGCCGCGCGATCTCGAACTCCTCGTGAAAACTCGGATAGCGGACGAAGACCTTGAGCATGAACCGGTCCTGCTGGGCCTCGGGCAGCGGGTAGGTGCCCTCCTGCTCAATCGGATTCTGCGTGGCCAGCACGAAGAACGGATCGACGAGACGGTGCCGGACGCGGCCCACGCTCACCTGCCGCTCCTGCATCGCCTCGAGGAGCGCCGCCTGCGTTTTGGGGGGTGTGCGGTTGATCTCGTCGGCGAGCACCACGTTGGCGAACAGCGGCCCCTCCAGGAACCGCACCTGCCTGGCCCCGCTGGCCCGATCCTCCTCGAGCACGTCGGCGCCGATGATGTCGGACGGCATCAGGTCGGGGGTGAACTGGATGCGGCTGAAGGACAGGTCGAGGCTCCGGGCGAGCGTGCTCACCAGCAGCGTCTTGGCGAGTCCCGGGACTCCCTCCAGCAGGCAGTGGCCGCGGCTGAAGATGCAGATCAGCAACTCCTCGATCACCTGCTGCTGCCCGACGATCACCCGCCCGATCTGGTCGAGGATCCGCTCCCGGGCCTCGTGGAGGCGTTCGATGGACGGGGCGACTGCGCTGGCCATGGCGGTCTCCGGGGAACTGGTGGGCGGGCCGGCGCGGCCGCCGCCCTGGACCATCGTCGCATCAACGCTGGTAGATCGGAAGGGCCGCACCCTGGAGCTGGAGAATCACCAGATTCGTGGCCGTGGTGTA harbors:
- the moxR gene encoding ATPase AAA — protein: MASAVAPSIERLHEARERILDQIGRVIVGQQQVIEELLICIFSRGHCLLEGVPGLAKTLLVSTLARSLDLSFSRIQFTPDLMPSDIIGADVLEEDRASGARQVRFLEGPLFANVVLADEINRTPPKTQAALLEAMQERQVSVGRVRHRLVDPFFVLATQNPIEQEGTYPLPEAQQDRFMLKVFVRYPSFHEEFEIARRTTGLPTEEPRPVLAAADILALQRAVREVPVADHLVRYALAIVRQTRAGEPGVPDFVADQLTWGAGPRAVQFLIVGAKARALLQGRSHVAAADVQALAAPVLRHRIVVGFAAESEGVTADDIIGRIVENTPANEDELTRDPRFQTIFAS